The Rickettsia endosymbiont of Gonocerus acuteangulatus nucleotide sequence TAAAAAGAAATAAAGTAAAAGGTAAGTATATGCCTTGTGTTGCTCAGGAACAATATAAAAAAAGGATGCATCAGCAAGAGTTATTAAAAATAGAGAAGTTACCTATTTTGTTAAATTATATCAAAAATGCTATGATTCACAAGAAATGGTCACCGGATGCTATAGCCGGAAAGTTAAAACTGGACAAAAATACAGCTTGTTGTATCAGTACAGAAAGTATATATAGATTTGTCTACACTTCTCCAGTTGCAGCTAAATTAAAGTTATATAGCTATTTACCGTCTAAAAGATATAAAAGGCAAGAAAGGGGGACAAGGCATCAAAGGATCATTATACCACAAAGGATCTCAATACATCAGCGTGATGCAATAGCAATGCAAAAGCTAGAAGTAGGGCATTTTGAGGCAGATCTTACATTTCATAAAGGTAATCAAAGTATGAATATCGGTGTGCTGGTGGATAAAAAGAGTCAAAAGATTATTTTAGTGCTGAATAACTCCAAAAGAGCTAAAACAGTTACCACTGGGTTTTTAAAAAAGATCAAAACGCTGCCAAGTAGTGTTAGAAAGACTATTACTATGGATAATGGCAAAGAGTTTGTAGGGCATCTTGCTTATAGACTATCTGGGTTTCAAACTTTCTTTTGTGATCCATACCGCCCTAGACAAAAAGCATTAGTGGAAAAAATGAATTCTATGATTCATAGAATTTTACCTAAAAATACAGATATTACTACCGTTACACAAAGAGCTCTTGACAATGTTGCTGAGATTTTAAATAACATGCCAAGAAAGATTTTTGGTTATAAAACCCCCAATGAAATTTGGGCAGAAAATTTATAGGTTTTGTTCTACTTAGTCCTTGAATTTTCAATTGAGAGCATGCACAGAGAAATTAAGCAACTTACTGGGATAGAACGTTGTCAATGCAGGAAACAGCGTATTCAACGTAATCATATTAGTTGGGCATTTTTAGTTTGGGCATTTCTCAAAAGGACTGCAAATACAATCGGTAAAACGGTTTACCAAATAAAGTTAGGGCTTTTAGATGACTATATGCAACAACAGCTGCGTTCTCCATCTTTACGATATTTAGAACCAAACATAGCGTAAGTTTTGAATAATTTATCACTTTTTTACTCATAGCGTAAGTTTTATAGATATATTGGTGAATAATGCCGGTATTCAGCATGTTGCTCTTATCGATGAGTTTCCGGAAGATAAATGGGAACAGATTTTGTGTATAGATTTAATAGCCTCTTTTTATACTACAAAATATGCAATTCCTATAATGAAAAAGAACGGCTTTGGGCGTATCGTTAACATTGCTTCGGCTCATGCATACGTCGCATCCCCTTTTAAATCAGCCTATGTTGCGGCAAAGCACGACATACTCGGTCTTACTAAAACTGTTGCTTTAGAGGTTGCTGAGAATAATATCACTGTTAATGCTGTTTGTCCTGGTTACGTAAATACCCCACTTGTAAAAAATCAAATAGCAGATACCTCAAAAGCCCGTCACATCAGCGAAGAATCAGCCTTAAGAGATGTAATATTAAAGTCGCAAGCCACAAAGAAATTCATAGAGGCAAGCGAAATAGCTGATCTAGTAATATTTCTGTGTGACGAAAAAGCATCATCTATAACAGGGGCTGGATTCTTGATAGATGAGGGCTGGACAGCACAATAACCCTTAAATCTTAATATTTATTAACTATTAAGAAATAACCAACAATAGAAATTTCTTGAAAAGTCATTATTTACCTCATTACACTAAAATAAATTAATTTTTATTTCAGGAGGGAGTTATGACACAAAATAAACATGTAAATTTTCACGCTAAAAAAATGAATTACATCAGATACAAAACGCTAAAATATTGCATTTTAAAGATCAAAAAGGCAAAGCTATAGATGGTCAGCTAATTATTAGGTGAAGTAGAAAGTATAAGGGAAAAGGAATTTTATAAACCTGTAGAAGTTGAAGTAGAGCGTAATTTAGGTAGGTTTAAAAAAGTCTTAGCTTATCTTGGTGTTATTAAAAGTACAAGAGTTACATAAGGAACAAGTAGTAAGTAAACAAAAACGCAATGTAGGGATTCATAATTTAGGTGATTTCAATGATAAAAAAGGAGCGATAAAACGTTTTTTAAAGCAGCATAAAGGTTTAAAAGCTTATGATATTAATGATAATGAGATCGGTTATATTGAGGATAAAGGTCATTTTAAAAGCAAAAACAGCACCTTAACATATGATGAGACTGTTCTTAAGAAAAATGGAAAAATATTTGCTGAGGAAAAAAATGGTAAATTTTTAGATTTAGAGGGTAAGGCTTTAAAAGATACTCTTATAAAAAAAGGAAGTGGAGTTTACTATCTAGATATTGCTCCGAACGTAAAATATTTTGACAAAGAAAAAGAGGTTGAGACTAAAAAAGGTAAAGAAAATCTTGATAAAAAACCAGTTAAAAGTGCTTTGAAAAGTAGTAGAGAAGTTGCAAAAAAAATAGGTGAAGAATTACGTAAAGAGCAAGAAAAGAATTTTGCAGGAATTAATAAAAAACCAAAAGCTGCTGCACTTAAAAAAGTAGAAACCCCAAAAGTTCCTACTAGATAAATTTAATTTAAAGGTAATTTTATGGCTAGATTATTTAAAAAGAACCCTAAACTAAAAGCTAATGCTACTGATCATATTAAAAAACATCATAATACTGAGCAAAGAGAAACTCATAGAGATGTCTATGTTGATACCAATAAAGGAATTGAAAATCTGAAAAACCAACCTATTAAAGGTATTTTGAAACCAAATGAACCACTTCCGGATTATGATTCAGACGATTCAGGCTATGGTTCTGATAAATCTAATAAGAATAAAAGAGCTGAGCCAGCACCGGATTATGATTTAGATGAGGGAAAAAATAGAGCAAGAGATAATTGGAATAAGTTAATAGGTAAATTCAAGCGAGCTGTAATACCTGAACATGATCTTGGTAAGTTAAACGAAGCTATAGCAGATTCTGTAAGAATTAAAATAGTACAGCCTAACCCTAAGCAAGGTGATATATATTTACAAGAAATAGCACAGGGCAAGCATGTACATGGACCAGCAGAATTTGAAATATTGCAAATGAATCCTAAAGAGTTAGAAGTTCATAAACTAACTTATGATAGAAGAACAGGATCGTTATTTGATTCTAAAGGAAAAATAGCTTCTACTATTGGCAAAGAAAGCAAAAGTATGCTAGATGTACAAGCATTTGTTATGTCAAAAGAAGGTAATATTTATGTAGGAACTCATAAAAATCAATATTCTGCAAAGGAAAAGACACTTGTACATGGTTCATTTTTAAGTGGAAGATCTGCAGAGATGGCTGGAGTAGTACGAGTAAGTAAGAATGGAAAAATTGACTATATTAGTAATAATAGCGGTCATTATCAACCTGAGGAGATAGACATGTACCGTGGTATAAAAAAGATACAGGAAAAAATGCCTGGAGCTTTAGATAAAAATTGTTTAATCTCTTTTGGGTATATTCCCCGCCGCTTGCGGCGTAATATGGCGGAATGAGCAAATATATACATAAAAGTCATAATGTTACGGTACTGCTGTATCACATGGTATTTCCAGCAAAATATCGCCGAGCAGTGTTTGACGTATCAGTTGATCAAGTATTACGAGAAATATGTTTAGAGATAGAAAAGAGATATCAAATAAAATTTTTAGAAATAGGGGTTGATGAAGATCATGTCCATTTTTTGGTACAATCTGTACCAACCTATAGCGTAACAAAAATAGTAACAACAATTAAAAGTGTTACAGCTCGTCAAATATTTAGACAGTGTCCACAGGTAAAGAAACAATTATGGGGTGGAGAATTTTGGACTGATGGATATTTTACGAGTACGGTAGGTAAGCATGGAAATGAGAATATGATAGGAAAATACGTAAAAAACCAAGGCAAGGAATATCAGAAACTGCATGAGGATCATCAGCTAGCTTTCTTCTAAAATACCCCGCTGCTTGCGGCGGGGATTACTTTTATTTCATGGTAAAAAACCTGAGCCTGTTAAGGATTTTGTAGCAAAAATGGAAATAAAAGTGCGAGGAGCAGGTGATAAAACTCATTATGAACTGTTACGTGAAGACAGAATAGCAAGAATTGAAGAATATCAAGCTAGGTTAGAAAATGTTTCTAAGAAAGCTGCAATAACACAAGCAACGAGAATAGGTAAAAATTTAAAGGATACATTACAACAAAGAAATCGAGATGATAAAAATGCTGCCAGAGATTTAGCTGCAAATGCACGACGTACAAAAAGGGCAAATTTTATTGGATAAAAATTTACACTTTATAAATGATAGAATTTGTTTATAATAGCTAATTATTAATTAAGTTATTTAGAGTTCAATGAACAAATCTAAATTCATTTTTCTATCTGCTATTTCAGGGAATATACTTGAATATTATGACTTTACTGTATATTCAGTTTTCTCGCCAATTATAGGGCGGGTTTTCTTTCCTGGGGAGTCAGAGTTTATCCAAATTATTTTAAGTCTTGCAGTATTTGCCGTTGGGTTTTTGACGAGACCTATTGGTGGTATATTATTTGGTTATATCGGTGATAGATATGGCAGGCGTATTGCCCTGATAATATCTATGCTTGGTATGACTATCCCAACCTTTATCATGGGCTTGATCCCTTCATATGCAGATATTGGAGTTTATGCACCTCTGACTCTGATCATAATGCGGCTTATTCAAGGGCTTTGTATTAGCGGCGAAGGAACAGGAGCTGCTATTTTCATTTTAGAGCATCGTCAAAATTTAAGACCAGGATTTACAGCAGGTTTAGTAAACGGCTCAAATATCGCCGGTACTTTAATCGCAACCTTTATCGGTATTATTATAGAGCGTTATTTTTCTCATATTGATTTTGCGTGGCGGTTTGCTTTCTTGCTTGGTGGATTTATGGGGCTTGTTGGTTTTTATTTGCGATTACGCGTTTCAGAGACTCCTATTTTTAAAATGCTTGAGAAGAAGAAAAAAGTTCTTAAAGCTCCTTTTTCTAATGTAGTTAAAACAGCTTGGAAATCTATGCTTTTAACTATATGCATGGGTGCTATAGCAAGTAGCATTATGTATTTAGTAAAAACGTATATAAACGTATTTTATTATAGTGTTATGCATCTTAGTAACACTACTGCTTTATTATATATGGCTTACGGCTCCTTTATTGCTATGATCACAATGCCATTTGCTGGGGGTATTGCTGATATTATTGGAAAATTTAAAATGAGTATGCTTGCCGGAATTGCTAATTTATTACTAATTTTTCCGACTATGCTGCTTATGTCTTCAGAAGAAACGTGGCAACAGATTACAGCACTTACTATTCTTGGCATGCTTGCCGGAAGTATAGCAGGTACGGCATATATATTTGTTATTACTTTATTTACGGCAGAACAAAGATTTACCGGCGTTGCTTTCAGCTATAATTTTGCAATTGCTATATTTGGCGGTACGTCCCCTATTATTTCACGTTGGCTTGTTGAGCATACCGGCTTATTCTATGCTCCAGCTTTCTATATCATGATTATTGCAGCTGTATTTTTAATTATTATGTATATGATGAAAAGAGTAATTAAACAGTTGTTATATAGTTATGAACATAAAAAATAGAAAACTAACAAGTAGCTGGTTTACTAATTTACGTGATTTATTATGCACGGAATTTGAGAAAATCGAAGAAGAATACGCAAAGGCAAAAGGTTTAAAGGCGGGTAAGTTTGTCCGTTCAAGCTGGGAACGTGATGGCGGTGGCGGTGGTGTTATGTCTATCATGAAAGGGGAAGTGTTTGAAAAAGTTGGCGTTAATATATCGACTGTATTCGGTGAGTTTTCGCAAGCGTTTCGTGCCGAAATTCCTGGAGCAGAGCTGGATGGCAAGTTTTTTGCTACCGGTATTTCATTAGTTGCTCACCTTAAATCTCCTTTAATCCCCGCAATGCACTTCAATACCCGTTATATTGAAACCTCAAAAAATTGGTTTGGCGGCGGTGGTGATTTAACACCTTTTTATCCGAAAGAAGACGAGACGGCAAAATTTCATGCAGCTTTCAAAGAAGCGTGTGATAAATATGATTCTAGCTATTATCCTAAATTCAAAAAACAATGTGACGAATATTTTTATTTGAAGCATAGAAAAGAACCGAGAGGAGTCGGCGGCATATTTTACGATTATCTAAATAGTGGCAATTTTGAGCAAGATTTTTCTTTTACGCAAGATGTAGGCAAGGCTTTATTATCGGTATATCCTGAAATCGTTAGAAATAAGTTATTTTTACCTTGGACAAATGAGCAGAAAGAATATCAGCTTATAAGACGAGGCAGGTACGTAGAATTTAATTTGCTATATGATAGAGGTACAAAGTTCGGCTTAATGACTGATGGAAATGTAGAGGCTATATTGATGTCCATGCCGCCAGAGGTGAAATGGATATAAGGAAAGTTTCGCATACTGAGGAATTTTTCTTGACTATTTTTTAATTTCGTTTTATTCTGCTCTACTTAGAATATTATAATATCTTGATTAGGCGATAAGCTAATGGCAAAGAAAAATAAAAACATTTTGGTAAGGTTAGTAAGTACCGCAGGTACAGGCTTTTTTTTAGTAAAA carries:
- a CDS encoding IS30 family transposase; translation: MMNRKYRHLSREERYEIKRMYDLGVSINKIAQHLTRSKSTISMELKRNKVKGKYMPCVAQEQYKKRMHQQELLKIEKLPILLNYIKNAMIHKKWSPDAIAGKLKLDKNTACCISTESIYRFVYTSPVAAKLKLYSYLPSKRYKRQERGTRHQRIIIPQRISIHQRDAIAMQKLEVGHFEADLTFHKGNQSMNIGVLVDKKSQKIILVLNNSKRAKTVTTGFLKKIKTLPSSVRKTITMDNGKEFVGHLAYRLSGFQTFFCDPYRPRQKALVEKMNSMIHRILPKNTDITTVTQRALDNVAEILNNMPRKIFGYKTPNEIWAENL
- a CDS encoding SDR family oxidoreductase, producing the protein MNNAGIQHVALIDEFPEDKWEQILCIDLIASFYTTKYAIPIMKKNGFGRIVNIASAHAYVASPFKSAYVAAKHDILGLTKTVALEVAENNITVNAVCPGYVNTPLVKNQIADTSKARHISEESALRDVILKSQATKKFIEASEIADLVIFLCDEKASSITGAGFLIDEGWTAQ
- the tnpA gene encoding IS200/IS605 family transposase, yielding MSKYIHKSHNVTVLLYHMVFPAKYRRAVFDVSVDQVLREICLEIEKRYQIKFLEIGVDEDHVHFLVQSVPTYSVTKIVTTIKSVTARQIFRQCPQVKKQLWGGEFWTDGYFTSTVGKHGNENMIGKYVKNQGKEYQKLHEDHQLAFF
- a CDS encoding MFS transporter, coding for MNKSKFIFLSAISGNILEYYDFTVYSVFSPIIGRVFFPGESEFIQIILSLAVFAVGFLTRPIGGILFGYIGDRYGRRIALIISMLGMTIPTFIMGLIPSYADIGVYAPLTLIIMRLIQGLCISGEGTGAAIFILEHRQNLRPGFTAGLVNGSNIAGTLIATFIGIIIERYFSHIDFAWRFAFLLGGFMGLVGFYLRLRVSETPIFKMLEKKKKVLKAPFSNVVKTAWKSMLLTICMGAIASSIMYLVKTYINVFYYSVMHLSNTTALLYMAYGSFIAMITMPFAGGIADIIGKFKMSMLAGIANLLLIFPTMLLMSSEETWQQITALTILGMLAGSIAGTAYIFVITLFTAEQRFTGVAFSYNFAIAIFGGTSPIISRWLVEHTGLFYAPAFYIMIIAAVFLIIMYMMKRVIKQLLYSYEHKK
- the hemF gene encoding oxygen-dependent coproporphyrinogen oxidase, producing the protein MNIKNRKLTSSWFTNLRDLLCTEFEKIEEEYAKAKGLKAGKFVRSSWERDGGGGGVMSIMKGEVFEKVGVNISTVFGEFSQAFRAEIPGAELDGKFFATGISLVAHLKSPLIPAMHFNTRYIETSKNWFGGGGDLTPFYPKEDETAKFHAAFKEACDKYDSSYYPKFKKQCDEYFYLKHRKEPRGVGGIFYDYLNSGNFEQDFSFTQDVGKALLSVYPEIVRNKLFLPWTNEQKEYQLIRRGRYVEFNLLYDRGTKFGLMTDGNVEAILMSMPPEVKWI